In Planctomycetia bacterium, one DNA window encodes the following:
- a CDS encoding 1-deoxy-D-xylulose-5-phosphate synthase — MDRILSNLHDPALLRDLNPAQLTQLAGEIRERIIEVVGRNGGHLASNLGVVELTIALHRVFDFRSDRLLWDVGHQAYVHKLLTGRNERFDTLRKAGGISGFPNIEESEYDLFNVGHAGTAIPTAVGMARGSAALQDGRRVVALVGDASIFNGVAFEGLNQAGTLRRQLLVILNDNSMGIAPTQGGMAEYLAKFRTSTIYEELKKKVKRYLPNVPLVGKAAFDALDHLKEGLKATISPHQIFEQLGFLYVGPTDGHDLPHLIELLEGLKDVDHPVLLHVHTQKGRGAEWACADPTTFHSPKPFKVEGCRVEIQSGGRSYTAAFADALINVARDDRRVFAFTAAMPDGTGTAKFQKVFPERYLDVGIAESATVDIAAGMCKAGMRPVVAIYSTFLQRAFDQVFQEVALQRLPVIFCLDRAGLVGGDGPVHHGFADIAYLRVMPGFVLMAPGDGDEIEAALRLALTLDKPCAIRYPRDSVPQGLYAPSATPPFELGQSVALRTGVDGTILAYGGPCRAALEAAELLAADGVNFQVVNARFAKPVDRDMIAQAIARGGPVLTVEDHSIAGGFGSAVLETAVDMRLNTTNIVMLGIPENRFIAHGPRAGQLAEVGIDAAGIAAAARRALPVPRERAVSPIEPRAAAPVVVTP; from the coding sequence ATGGACCGAATCCTGTCGAATCTGCATGACCCGGCGTTGCTGCGCGACCTGAATCCGGCGCAACTCACCCAGTTGGCGGGCGAAATCCGCGAACGCATCATCGAAGTCGTCGGGCGAAACGGCGGCCACCTCGCCAGCAACCTCGGCGTCGTGGAACTCACCATCGCCCTGCACCGCGTCTTTGATTTCCGAAGCGATCGGCTGCTCTGGGATGTCGGCCATCAGGCGTATGTCCACAAGCTTCTCACCGGTCGCAACGAGCGCTTTGACACGCTTCGCAAGGCCGGCGGCATCAGCGGTTTTCCCAACATCGAAGAAAGCGAGTATGACCTGTTCAACGTCGGGCATGCCGGCACAGCCATTCCGACGGCGGTCGGCATGGCCCGCGGGTCGGCCGCGTTGCAGGATGGTCGCCGCGTGGTGGCGCTGGTCGGCGATGCGAGCATCTTCAACGGCGTGGCGTTCGAGGGGTTGAACCAGGCGGGCACGTTGCGCCGTCAACTGCTCGTGATTCTCAACGACAACTCGATGGGGATCGCCCCGACGCAGGGCGGCATGGCGGAATACCTCGCGAAGTTCCGCACGAGCACGATCTACGAAGAATTGAAGAAAAAGGTCAAGCGTTACCTGCCCAACGTGCCGCTCGTAGGCAAAGCCGCCTTTGACGCACTGGATCATCTGAAGGAAGGCCTCAAGGCGACGATCTCGCCGCACCAGATTTTCGAGCAGCTCGGCTTCCTGTACGTCGGCCCGACCGACGGGCACGACCTGCCGCACCTGATTGAATTGCTCGAAGGCCTGAAAGACGTTGACCATCCCGTGCTGCTGCACGTTCACACGCAGAAAGGCCGCGGGGCCGAGTGGGCCTGCGCCGATCCGACGACGTTCCACAGCCCCAAGCCGTTCAAGGTCGAGGGCTGCCGCGTGGAGATCCAATCGGGCGGGCGCAGCTACACCGCGGCCTTCGCCGACGCGCTGATCAACGTCGCGCGCGATGACCGCCGCGTGTTCGCGTTCACAGCCGCCATGCCCGACGGCACCGGCACGGCGAAGTTTCAGAAGGTGTTCCCCGAGCGCTATCTTGATGTGGGGATCGCCGAGAGCGCAACGGTCGATATCGCCGCCGGCATGTGCAAGGCGGGCATGCGTCCGGTTGTCGCGATCTACTCGACGTTTCTCCAGCGCGCGTTTGACCAGGTGTTTCAAGAAGTCGCGCTCCAACGATTGCCCGTCATCTTCTGCCTCGATCGCGCCGGACTCGTCGGCGGCGACGGCCCGGTGCATCACGGTTTCGCTGACATTGCGTACCTGCGCGTGATGCCGGGGTTCGTGCTGATGGCGCCGGGCGACGGCGACGAGATCGAAGCAGCGCTGCGCTTGGCGCTCACGCTCGACAAGCCCTGCGCAATTCGCTACCCGCGCGACAGCGTGCCGCAGGGTCTGTACGCCCCGAGCGCGACGCCGCCTTTTGAACTGGGGCAATCGGTCGCGCTCCGCACCGGTGTCGACGGGACGATCCTCGCCTATGGCGGACCGTGCCGGGCGGCTTTGGAGGCGGCCGAACTGCTCGCGGCGGACGGCGTGAATTTCCAGGTGGTCAATGCACGGTTCGCCAAACCGGTGGACCGCGACATGATCGCGCAGGCGATCGCACGCGGCGGTCCCGTGCTGACCGTGGAGGATCATTCCATCGCCGGCGGGTTCGGGTCGGCTGTTCTCGAAACTGCCGTGGACATGAGGCTGAACACGACGAACATCGTGATGCTCGGCATTCCCGAGAATCGCTTCATCGCGCACGGCCCGCGCGCCGGACAACTGGCCGAGGTTGGGATCGACGCCGCGGGCATTGCGGCGGCTGCCCGGCGCGCCTTGCCCGTTCCGCGCGAGCGCGCGGTCTCACCGATCGAACCACGCGCCGCCGCGCCGGTCGTCGTCACGCCCTAG